One segment of Aulosira sp. FACHB-615 DNA contains the following:
- a CDS encoding Uma2 family endonuclease, which produces MTQAQIESKLYSFDEFIKWYPENSEVRYELHDGVIIEMPKPKGKHSNLTGSLIEQLLIIIRQIGFGGVWIIPRESIIKPKREKSGYEPDIIVLNKQILGNEPRWESESIIQNPDSVKLIVEVVSTNWRDDYYDKFRDYEEMGIEEYWIIDYAALGARKFIGNPKQPTIFVCNLVDKEYQMTTFTGNMTIVSPTLPQFNLTAQQIFDLAS; this is translated from the coding sequence ATGACTCAAGCACAAATCGAATCCAAATTATACAGTTTCGATGAATTTATCAAATGGTATCCTGAAAATTCAGAAGTTCGGTACGAACTGCATGATGGAGTCATTATCGAAATGCCAAAGCCAAAGGGAAAACATTCAAATCTCACAGGTTCCCTAATCGAGCAACTATTGATAATTATTAGACAGATAGGCTTTGGTGGAGTTTGGATTATTCCCAGAGAATCGATTATCAAACCTAAACGAGAAAAATCAGGTTATGAGCCAGATATCATAGTTTTAAACAAACAAATTCTTGGGAATGAACCCCGATGGGAAAGCGAATCAATTATTCAAAATCCTGATTCTGTCAAATTAATTGTTGAGGTAGTTTCTACTAATTGGCGTGATGATTATTACGATAAATTTCGGGATTATGAGGAAATGGGGATTGAGGAATATTGGATTATTGATTATGCAGCACTAGGGGCGAGAAAATTCATTGGTAATCCGAAGCAACCCACAATTTTTGTTTGTAACTTGGTTGATAAAGAGTATCAGATGACTACCTTTACAGGAAATATGACTATTGTTTCTCCTACCTTGCCTCAATTTAATTTAA